One Littorina saxatilis isolate snail1 linkage group LG1, US_GU_Lsax_2.0, whole genome shotgun sequence genomic window carries:
- the LOC138967686 gene encoding uncharacterized protein: MADPKAIFEDDDASKTKGDVLDAQPACLKCGQIHRMMKCCTRCHSAYYCSRPCFVQHWPIHKHSCHPKERISEEITHCETEVLEMQEKKTLYKIVQRDKALTASSPRINFQKAADALSDKKPDKAQVQEPENDAILPGQEITLRYNKEKHKFKVCDAWEAQTIFRKMSSFLSCIPDNMRVIHKGKQLSVDTVRSAVSRGAVFQVLGEKMENEEGLVTKDVELLMQQMGLERNTAVKALRQSKGVLIDAIMTVGNK, encoded by the exons ATGGCGGACCCAAAAGCAATTTTTGAGGATGATGATGCTTCGAAAACTAAAGGCGACGTCCTGGATGCTCAACcagcatgtttgaaatgtggaCAGATTCACCGAATGATGAAGTGTTGTACCCGGTGCCATTCAGCTTATTACTG TTCCCGGCCTTGCTTTGTCCAGCACTGGCCAATTCACAAGCACAGCTGCCACCCGAAGGAGAGGATTTCAGAAGAGATCACACA TTGTGAAACTGAAGTCTTAGAAatgcaagaaaagaaaacactgtACAAGATAGTACAACGAGATAAGGCACTGACGGCATCATCTCCAAGAATTAACTTTCAG AAAGCAGCAGACGCACTCTCAGACAAGAAACCTGACAAGGCGCAGGTGCAAGAGCCAGAAAATGACGCCATTCTGCCCGGACAAGAAATCACCCTTCGATACAACAAAGAGAAACACAAGTTCAAAGTTTGTGACGCTTGGGAGGCTCAGACAATTTTCCGCAAAATGTCCTCCTTCCTTTCATGCATACCGGACAACATGCGAGTGATtcacaaagggaagcaactaagTGTAGACACAGTGAGATCTGCCGTGTCTCGTGGGGCGGTGTTCCAAGTCTTGGGGGAGAAGATGGAAAATGAGGAAGGACTGGTGACGAAAGACGTTGAACTTCTGATGCAACAGATGGGGTTGGAGAGGAACACTGCCGTCAAGGCTCTGAGGCAGTCCAAGGGCGTCCTTATTGACGCCATCATGACCGTTGGAAATAAGTGA
- the LOC138967669 gene encoding uncharacterized protein, whose product MKCHLTYIYRTLLILANFVLSFAEVFELNKDNLETFRKGKLLVVIFVDSPTCTRCRIQFPFFVATSQAFPSDPEVFFARVHDPRLVQEWGITELPALIYYRDGIEEPDFFPVDVTVDDIIDEIARRLHGNFGGLERFYAVEVTSNNFREIVKTPKQSVLLLTYDKNSLEEVKVMEQVAKVYRNDDAILICKLNVDKEMELRDKEFKSRDVPAVFWYSADEKKTPKRFGGHISIYMETTFINEQTGLNRNPDGSMKPTSGRIDQYDNRVLEFADGLLEGDKEVMGRIVSHLLIEKAQLTRHENEFANYYIFLLDKIRATGKMDIVNSQLEDIAQKLDQHEDMTAKQEDTLKRKRNILGFFKNLPDENERMKQDRAERREREEMERQERELEEEEIRQKEEAEEKLRRATEPIRTKVVPKKKDAQRDEYTAQATIHRRAHEEL is encoded by the exons ATGAAGTGTCATCTTACCTACATCTATAGAACTCTGTTGATTTTGGCAAATTTTGTGTTGAGTTTTGCTGAAGTTTTCGAACTGAACAAGGATAATTTAGAAACG TTCCGGAAGGGAAAACTACTGGTCGTCATCTTCGTCGACAGCCCAA CCTGCACAAGATGTCGCATCCAGTTCCCGTTTTTCGTTGCTACGTCACAAGCGTTTCCAAGTGACCCAGAAGTGTTCTTTGCGCGCGTGCATGACCCGCGCCTCGTGCAAGAGTGGGGCATCACAGAGTTACCTGCCTTGATCTACTACAGGGACGGCATTGAGGAGCCAGACTT TTTTCCGGTTGACGTTACGGTGGATGACATCATTGACGAGATCGCACGAAGACTGCACGGAAACTTCGGTGGTCTGGAGCGGTTCTATGCAGTGGAAGTGACGTCAAACAACTTCCGGGAAATCGTGAAAACGCCCAAACAGAGCGTTTTGCTGCTGACATACGACAAAA aCTCTTTGGAGGAGGTTAAGGTCATGGAACAAGTTGCTAAAGTCTATCGCAACGACGATGCG ATACTAATTTGCAAGCTTAACGTGGACAAAGAAATGGAGCTAAGGGACAAAGA GTTCAAGTCAAGAGATGTTCCCGCGGTATTCTGGTACAGTGCTGATGAGAAGAAAACCCCTAAAAGG TTTGGCGGACACATCTCGATCTACATGGAGACGACGTTTATCAACGAACAGACAGGACTAAACCGTAACCCTGATGGCAGCATGAAACCAACG TCGGGGCGCATTGATCAGTACGACAACAGAGTGCTGGAATTTGCTGACGGTCTTTTGGAGGGAGACAAGGAAGTCATG GGAAGAATAGTGAGCCATCTGCTGATCGAAAAGGCCCAGCTGACAAGACACGAAAATGA GTTTGCCAATTACTACATCTTCCTGCTAGACAAGATCCGGGCTACAGGCAAAATGGACATCGTCAACTCTCAGCTGGAAGACATTGCACAAAAGCTGGACCAGCATGAAG ACATGACAGCCAAACAAGAAGACACACTGAAACGAAAGCGCAACATACTCGGCTTCTTTAAGAACCTTCCCGACGAGAACGAGAGGATGAAGCAAGATAGGGCAGAACGACGAGAAAGAGAAGAAATGGAAAGACAAGAGCGAGAACTGGAAGAAGAGGAAATACGGCAGAAGGAAGAAGCAGAGGAGAAACTAAGGAGAGCGACCGAACCCATAAGGACCAAGGTCGTTCCCAAGAAAAAGGACGCCCAGCGCGATGAGTATACGGCCCAGGCTACCATTCACCGTCGCGCTCACGAAGAACTGTAG
- the LOC138967692 gene encoding uncharacterized protein: protein MNTDQPWWLVLVVLSLWLAKEMVEAGLLEDKVKVMDKANVVSSKGEVLGPEPVYCIETDRSGVVTCDTNAVCCKADSPRIEGTDLCCPPGSHQYHFNSSSEVICACAV, encoded by the exons ATGAACACAGACCAGCCGTGGTGGCTGGTGCTGGTGGTGTTGTCGCTGTGGCTTGCGAAGGAGATGGTGGAGGCTGGACTGCTGGaggacaaggtcaaggtcatggacAAGGCCAACGTTGTCAGCAGCAAGGGCGAGGTGCTGGGGCCGGAGCCTGTGTACTGCATTGAGACAGACCGTTCAG GTGTGGTGACTTGTGACACCAACGCGGTATGCTGCAAAGCGGACAGTCCGAGAATTGAAGGCACAGACCTTTGCTGTCCACCAGGCTCTCACCAGTATCATTTTAATTCTTCCAGCGAAGTTATTTGTGCCTGTGCTGTTTGA